From the Desulfovibrio sp. UIB00 genome, one window contains:
- a CDS encoding urease accessory UreF family protein: MAELAAGLATEPASELTPPARVLAGGTCFAQHVQQGAAHGQAADAAGQTGPHAGRGCSRAAWNGPQFGLTALLYLAGQSLPVGGFAWSQGLAAAVERGHAATAEGVRRWLLGVLRLGLARNDLPLLLRMHAAASSADAFALARWNALMLAGRESRELWQEEIQMGRALRRILNDQNMLPHWPLPDNAGYTACFAVAAVMLDQHARSMEPLSDPAAQQRAGVDTACAYVWSWLQNQVAVACKTVPLGQTAAQKLLLEFMPAVPLLVAQAAALPDEDIGSSLPGLALCSAGHERQYTRLFRS, translated from the coding sequence ATGGCTGAATTGGCTGCCGGACTGGCGACTGAGCCTGCATCCGAGCTGACGCCCCCCGCAAGGGTTCTGGCTGGCGGAACCTGCTTTGCTCAACATGTTCAACAGGGCGCAGCGCATGGGCAGGCGGCGGATGCCGCAGGGCAAACCGGGCCGCATGCTGGCCGTGGCTGTAGCCGCGCGGCATGGAATGGGCCGCAGTTTGGCCTGACAGCCCTGCTCTATCTGGCGGGACAATCCCTGCCCGTGGGCGGTTTTGCATGGTCGCAGGGGCTTGCAGCCGCCGTGGAGCGGGGGCATGCGGCCACTGCGGAAGGCGTGCGTCGCTGGCTTTTGGGCGTGCTGCGCCTCGGTCTTGCGCGCAACGACCTGCCGCTGCTGCTGCGCATGCACGCGGCGGCATCCAGCGCAGATGCCTTTGCGCTGGCCCGCTGGAATGCCCTTATGCTTGCCGGACGCGAAAGCCGCGAACTGTGGCAGGAAGAAATCCAGATGGGGCGCGCCCTGCGCCGCATTTTGAACGATCAGAATATGCTGCCGCACTGGCCTCTGCCAGACAATGCGGGTTACACGGCCTGCTTTGCGGTTGCCGCCGTCATGCTCGACCAGCACGCCCGCAGCATGGAGCCTTTGAGCGACCCTGCCGCGCAACAGCGCGCCGGGGTGGATACGGCCTGCGCCTATGTGTGGAGCTGGCTGCAAAATCAGGTGGCCGTGGCCTGCAAAACAGTGCCTCTGGGCCAGACCGCCGCGCAAAAATTGTTGCTGGAGTTCATGCCTGCCGTGCCGCTACTGGTGGCTCAGGCAGCGGCCCTGCCCGATGAGGACATCGGCTCCAGCCTCCCCGGCCTTGCCCTGTGCAGCGCCGGACACGAACGACAATACACCCGACTTTTCAGGAGTTGA
- the ureE gene encoding urease accessory protein UreE: protein MLEFTENMGQRTNLEPTATLTLTWEQRGKCRQRLRLDSGEEAGLFLTRGQVLREGDILRAGDVLAIVRNGAEPVVTGIAPNWETLARACYHLGNRHAALQLGHKWLRFMPDHVLEELAENLGLRLRRENLPFVPEGGAYGGHGHSHG from the coding sequence ATGCTGGAATTTACCGAGAACATGGGGCAGCGCACCAATCTGGAGCCTACGGCCACCCTCACCCTGACCTGGGAGCAGCGCGGCAAGTGCCGTCAGCGGCTTCGGCTGGACAGCGGCGAAGAAGCGGGCCTGTTTCTCACGCGCGGGCAGGTTCTGCGCGAGGGCGATATTCTGCGCGCCGGGGACGTGCTGGCAATCGTGCGCAACGGCGCGGAACCTGTGGTGACGGGCATTGCCCCCAACTGGGAAACCCTGGCCCGCGCCTGCTATCACCTTGGCAACCGCCACGCCGCCTTGCAGCTCGGGCACAAGTGGCTGCGCTTCATGCCCGACCACGTGCTTGAAGAACTGGCGGAAAATCTGGGCCTGCGCCTGCGCCGAGAAAACCTGCCCTTTGTGCCCGAGGGCGGAGCCTACGGCGGCCACGGTCACAGTCATGGCTGA
- the ureC gene encoding urease subunit alpha, with translation MIRIPRSQYAELYGPTTGDRIRLADTELWIEIERDHTVYGDEVCFGGGKVIRDGMGQSQISNADGAMDTVITNAVIMDAALGIIKADLGIRDGRIAAIGKAGNPDVQPDVDVIIGPGTEIIAGEGCLLTAGGMDSHIHFICPQQVEEALASGITTMLGGGTGPATGTNATTCTPGPWHLERMLAATDALPMNFGFLGKGNAAMPEALREQLEAGACGLKLHEDWGTTPAAIDTCLTVADEYDVQVAIHTDTLNEAGFVEDTLAAFRGRTIHTYHTEGAGGGHAPDILRACSLPNVLPSSTNPTRPYTVNTVDEHLDMLMVCHHLNPSLPEDAAFADSRIRRETIAAEDILQDMGVISMISSDSQAMGRVGEVITRAWQTAHKMKVQRGPLPEDRGRGNDNFRVRRYLAKYTCNPAVTHGLSHAIGAVAPGLLADLVLWKPAFFGVKPSLVIKGGQIAAAPMGDANASIPTPQPMHYRPMFGSLGQAAAAASLSFVSRAFMENGGEGRLRELGLLRGLSSCRGTRTLCKSDLLLNSATPAISVNPQTYEVRADGEILTCAPAEVLPLAQRYFLF, from the coding sequence ATGATCCGCATTCCCAGAAGCCAGTATGCCGAACTCTACGGCCCCACCACAGGCGACCGCATCCGCCTTGCGGACACGGAACTGTGGATCGAAATCGAGCGCGACCACACCGTCTATGGCGATGAAGTCTGCTTTGGCGGCGGCAAGGTTATTCGCGACGGCATGGGCCAGAGCCAGATCAGCAATGCCGACGGCGCTATGGACACCGTCATCACCAATGCCGTCATCATGGATGCGGCCCTTGGCATCATCAAGGCGGATCTTGGCATACGCGACGGACGCATTGCCGCCATCGGCAAGGCGGGCAACCCCGATGTGCAGCCCGACGTGGATGTGATCATCGGCCCCGGCACGGAGATTATTGCGGGCGAAGGCTGCCTGCTCACCGCTGGCGGCATGGACTCGCACATCCATTTCATCTGCCCGCAACAGGTGGAAGAAGCCCTTGCCAGCGGCATCACCACCATGCTCGGGGGCGGCACCGGCCCTGCTACGGGCACCAACGCCACCACGTGCACTCCCGGCCCCTGGCATCTGGAACGCATGCTGGCCGCCACAGACGCCTTGCCCATGAACTTTGGCTTCTTGGGCAAGGGCAATGCCGCCATGCCCGAGGCCTTGCGCGAGCAGCTCGAGGCAGGCGCTTGCGGCCTGAAACTGCACGAAGACTGGGGCACTACCCCGGCTGCCATAGACACATGCCTTACCGTGGCAGACGAATACGATGTGCAGGTCGCCATCCATACCGACACGCTCAATGAGGCGGGCTTTGTGGAAGACACGCTGGCCGCGTTCCGGGGCCGCACCATCCACACCTATCATACAGAAGGCGCAGGCGGCGGCCACGCTCCCGACATTCTGCGCGCCTGCTCCCTGCCCAACGTACTGCCCTCGTCCACCAATCCCACCCGGCCCTACACCGTGAACACTGTGGACGAACATCTGGACATGCTCATGGTTTGTCACCACCTCAACCCCTCCCTGCCAGAGGACGCGGCCTTTGCCGATTCGCGCATCCGGCGCGAAACCATTGCAGCAGAGGATATCTTGCAGGATATGGGCGTGATCTCCATGATTTCCTCAGACTCGCAGGCCATGGGCCGCGTGGGGGAGGTCATTACCCGCGCGTGGCAGACCGCCCACAAGATGAAAGTGCAGCGCGGCCCCCTGCCCGAGGACCGTGGGCGCGGCAACGACAACTTCCGGGTGCGCCGGTATCTGGCCAAGTACACCTGCAATCCTGCCGTAACCCACGGCCTTTCCCACGCCATTGGCGCAGTGGCCCCCGGCCTTCTGGCCGACCTCGTGCTGTGGAAGCCCGCCTTTTTTGGGGTCAAACCCTCCTTGGTCATCAAGGGCGGGCAGATAGCCGCCGCACCCATGGGCGATGCCAATGCCTCCATTCCCACGCCGCAACCCATGCACTACCGCCCCATGTTTGGCTCACTGGGGCAGGCTGCGGCTGCCGCCAGTCTGAGCTTTGTTTCGCGCGCCTTCATGGAAAACGGCGGCGAGGGACGGCTGCGGGAGCTGGGCCTGCTGCGCGGGCTTTCCTCCTGCCGGGGGACGCGCACCCTGTGCAAGAGCGACCTCCTGCTCAACAGCGCCACCCCGGCGATCTCCGTGAACCCGCAAACGTATGAAGTCCGTGCTGACGGCGAGATACTCACCTGCGCTCCGGCAGAAGTGCTGCCGCTGGCGCAACGGTATTTTTTGTTCTAG
- a CDS encoding urease subunit beta, which yields MIPGEFHIAEGEITLNALSEGQEVVLEVSNTGDRPIQVGSHYHFFEVNPALTFARESARGMRLDIPAGTAVRFEPGQKREVRLVPYAGARRVFGFRAQIMGALDAEAPREEKA from the coding sequence ATGATTCCCGGTGAATTTCATATCGCTGAGGGCGAAATAACCCTCAACGCCCTCTCTGAAGGGCAGGAAGTGGTGCTGGAAGTTTCCAATACCGGCGACAGGCCCATTCAGGTGGGCTCGCACTATCATTTTTTTGAAGTAAACCCGGCCCTGACCTTTGCCCGCGAATCCGCACGCGGCATGCGGCTCGACATACCTGCGGGAACAGCCGTGCGCTTTGAGCCGGGGCAGAAACGCGAGGTGCGCCTTGTGCCCTACGCCGGGGCACGGCGCGTGTTTGGCTTTCGCGCCCAGATCATGGGGGCGCTTGATGCCGAAGCCCCCAGGGAGGAAAAAGCATGA
- the ureA gene encoding urease subunit gamma, with amino-acid sequence MELLPREKDKLLLFTAGLLAERRKARGLKLNYPEAVAYISLAVLEGARDGQSVAELMGSCRNLLTREDVMDGVPEMVHEVQVEATFPDGTKLVTVHDPIL; translated from the coding sequence ATGGAACTTCTGCCCAGAGAAAAGGACAAGCTGCTGCTTTTCACCGCCGGACTGCTGGCAGAAAGGCGCAAGGCGCGCGGCCTCAAGCTCAATTACCCCGAGGCGGTGGCCTACATCAGTCTGGCCGTGCTTGAAGGCGCGCGCGACGGGCAAAGCGTGGCCGAGCTCATGGGCTCATGCCGCAACCTGCTTACGCGCGAGGACGTCATGGACGGCGTGCCCGAGATGGTCCACGAAGTGCAGGTGGAGGCCACCTTTCCTGACGGCACCAAGCTTGTGACGGTGCACGACCCCATTCTGTAA
- a CDS encoding urease accessory protein UreD, with amino-acid sequence MSANPASPAGNLHGHCFTPDRRWSARMDLDFAVRQGRTTLTKMQFSGPLRVQRPFYPEAAPTNAPGRAQASQPCHCCLLHPPGGLVSGDDLSLSVRLEQGAHALLTAPSASKFYAADAHNVAQRQTTDLNVAGGMLEWLPRETIIYDGARAEMRTSVELDNTSACIGWEMICLGRPAANESFTHGSVRQSLILTREGLPLLHEVLRFEGGDALQKCACGLGDQAVSATLFAVGRGTDDGQDLAALEACCTTLQNMLSPIRDFDDAPEGTSDDAPAEQAPAVGGTSVLARPVPLSAHMGERAGATVRGGVLVVRYLGPDMEEARNLLLTAWNLLRPALTGCPPHMPRIWYGAF; translated from the coding sequence ATGTCTGCCAACCCCGCAAGCCCTGCCGGCAATCTCCACGGTCACTGCTTTACGCCTGACCGCCGCTGGAGCGCACGCATGGATCTGGATTTTGCGGTGCGGCAGGGGCGCACCACGCTGACAAAAATGCAGTTCAGCGGGCCTTTGCGCGTGCAGCGGCCCTTCTATCCCGAAGCCGCGCCCACCAATGCGCCGGGCCGGGCGCAGGCATCCCAGCCCTGCCATTGCTGCCTGCTGCACCCTCCCGGTGGCCTTGTGAGCGGTGATGATCTGAGCCTTAGCGTGCGGCTGGAGCAAGGCGCGCACGCACTGCTCACCGCACCTTCTGCCTCCAAATTCTACGCTGCGGATGCGCATAACGTCGCCCAGCGCCAGACCACAGACCTGAACGTTGCGGGCGGCATGCTGGAATGGCTGCCGCGTGAAACCATCATCTATGACGGCGCGCGGGCCGAAATGCGCACATCGGTGGAGCTGGACAATACCAGCGCCTGCATCGGCTGGGAAATGATCTGCCTTGGCCGCCCTGCCGCCAACGAGAGCTTTACACACGGCAGCGTGCGCCAAAGCCTCATCCTCACTCGCGAGGGTCTGCCCCTGCTGCATGAGGTACTGCGCTTTGAAGGCGGCGATGCCCTGCAAAAATGCGCCTGCGGGCTGGGGGATCAGGCGGTCTCCGCCACCCTTTTTGCTGTGGGGCGAGGAACGGATGACGGACAAGACCTTGCCGCGCTGGAGGCATGCTGCACCACGCTGCAAAACATGCTCTCGCCCATCCGCGATTTTGACGATGCGCCTGAGGGTACTTCTGATGACGCGCCAGCAGAGCAGGCCCCTGCCGTTGGTGGAACTTCCGTCCTGGCCAGGCCCGTTCCCCTGTCTGCCCACATGGGGGAGCGGGCCGGAGCCACCGTGCGCGGCGGGGTGCTTGTGGTGCGCTATCTGGGGCCGGATATGGAAGAAGCGCGCAACCTGTTGCTGACAGCCTGGAACCTGCTGCGACCCGCACTGACCGGCTGCCCACCGCACATGCCGCGCATCTGGTACGGCGCTTTTTAG
- the urtE gene encoding urea ABC transporter ATP-binding subunit UrtE — translation MLHITGLNQYYGESHILRDVNLEVKAGSCACLMGRNGVGKTTLLQCIMGVLPARSGHILLEGTDLLPLPVERRAALGIGYVPQGRQIFPLLTVRENMELSLPMRKDKAGAIPPFIFDFFPVLGEMMHRRGGDLSGGQQQQLAIARALTLEPRLLILDEPTEGIQPNIVRDIATTIRRLNEEMGLTVLLVEQKVPFARRMADTYMIMDRGHIVSQGGMHGLDDGTVKAFLSV, via the coding sequence ATGCTGCATATTACAGGTCTCAATCAGTATTATGGCGAAAGCCACATCCTGCGCGACGTCAACCTTGAGGTAAAGGCCGGTTCGTGCGCCTGCCTCATGGGGCGCAACGGCGTGGGCAAAACCACATTGCTTCAATGTATCATGGGCGTGCTGCCCGCACGCTCCGGCCATATTCTCCTTGAAGGAACGGACTTGCTTCCTCTGCCTGTGGAGCGACGGGCGGCCCTGGGTATCGGTTATGTGCCGCAGGGCCGCCAAATCTTCCCCCTGCTGACCGTGCGCGAAAATATGGAGCTTTCCCTGCCCATGCGCAAGGACAAGGCCGGGGCCATTCCTCCCTTCATCTTTGACTTTTTTCCCGTGCTGGGCGAAATGATGCATCGGAGGGGCGGCGATCTTTCCGGCGGGCAGCAGCAACAGCTTGCCATTGCCCGCGCGCTCACGCTGGAGCCGCGCCTGCTCATTCTGGACGAACCAACAGAGGGCATCCAGCCCAATATTGTTCGCGATATCGCCACGACCATTCGCAGACTCAACGAAGAAATGGGCCTTACAGTGCTGCTGGTGGAGCAGAAAGTGCCTTTTGCCCGCCGCATGGCAGATACGTACATGATTATGGATCGCGGCCACATCGTTTCACAGGGGGGCATGCACGGCCTGGACGATGGCACTGTCAAAGCCTTTCTGAGCGTCTGA
- the urtD gene encoding urea ABC transporter ATP-binding protein UrtD: MKTQQDILHGRSLEDVAEAARAYEETHAPFDKRPMKMRARPPRHMMSKPDIALYMEKISVSFDGFKALNDLTFYVDKGELRCVIGPNGAGKTTMMDVITGKTRPDTGSAWFGRTCNLLQMDEVAIAQAGIGRKFQKPSVFEALSVLQNLELALAGDKRVWPTFRARLSADSKVFIEEVLHRIRLTDLARLQAGKLSHGQKQWLEIGMLLMQKPQLLLLDEPVAGMTPEEMDRTIELLHDLEGEQSIMVVEHDMEFVRAIAHKVTVLHQGSVLAEGTMDEMQNHPAVVEAYLGEPLGAA; encoded by the coding sequence ATGAAGACCCAGCAGGATATTTTGCACGGGCGCAGCCTTGAGGATGTGGCAGAAGCCGCCCGCGCCTACGAAGAAACCCACGCCCCCTTTGACAAGCGCCCCATGAAGATGCGCGCCCGGCCCCCGCGACACATGATGTCCAAGCCGGACATCGCGCTGTACATGGAAAAAATCAGCGTGAGTTTTGACGGCTTCAAGGCGCTCAACGATCTGACCTTCTATGTGGACAAGGGCGAACTGCGCTGCGTCATCGGCCCCAACGGCGCGGGCAAGACCACCATGATGGACGTGATCACCGGCAAAACCCGGCCCGACACTGGCTCCGCATGGTTTGGCCGCACCTGCAATCTGCTGCAAATGGACGAAGTCGCCATCGCTCAGGCGGGTATTGGCCGCAAATTCCAGAAGCCCTCGGTGTTCGAGGCCCTGAGCGTGCTGCAGAATCTGGAGCTGGCGCTGGCTGGCGACAAGCGGGTATGGCCTACATTCCGCGCGCGGCTCTCTGCCGACAGCAAGGTCTTTATCGAAGAAGTGCTGCACCGCATCCGTCTGACAGACCTGGCCCGTTTGCAGGCGGGCAAGCTCTCGCACGGGCAAAAGCAGTGGCTTGAAATCGGTATGCTGCTTATGCAGAAGCCCCAGCTTCTGCTGCTGGACGAACCCGTGGCAGGCATGACCCCTGAAGAAATGGACCGCACCATCGAGCTGCTGCATGACCTTGAAGGCGAGCAGAGCATCATGGTGGTGGAGCACGACATGGAATTTGTGCGGGCCATTGCCCACAAGGTCACGGTGCTGCATCAGGGCAGCGTGCTGGCCGAGGGCACCATGGACGAAATGCAGAACCACCCCGCCGTGGTGGAGGCCTATCTGGGCGAACCGCTGGGCGCGGCCTAG
- the urtC gene encoding urea ABC transporter permease subunit UrtC — protein MATDIFERERLLNTPTRNFLAVTALLSLAVVAGSLLPAGSALHVPGYMVTLLGKYLTYSLLALSVDLVWGFMGVLSLGHGAFFALGGYGFGMYLMRQIGARGVYGNANLPDFMVFLNWKELPWFWQGSEYFVVAVLLVVLLPGLLAYVFGRLAFGSRVSGVYFSIMSQAMTYALLLAFFRNEMGFGGNNGLTDFKTLLGFELQTDGMRTTLFACSAVALMAGYLLCRAVTASRLGRVCVAVRDAESRVRFIGYRVERYQVAVFTLSAILAGIGGALYVPQVGIINPGEFSPLNSIEIVVWVALGGRGRLYGAVLGAFAVNAFKTWFTAVMPEAWLFALGGMFVLVTIFLPQGLAGLPDQWRNRATRGAMPGSPADSTNEGGAA, from the coding sequence ATGGCGACCGATATCTTTGAACGCGAAAGGCTGCTCAACACGCCTACCCGCAATTTTCTGGCTGTTACCGCCCTGCTGTCCCTGGCTGTGGTTGCAGGCAGCCTGCTGCCCGCAGGCAGCGCCCTGCACGTGCCGGGCTACATGGTCACCCTGCTGGGCAAGTATCTGACATATTCCCTGCTGGCCCTTTCCGTTGATCTGGTCTGGGGTTTCATGGGCGTGCTCAGTCTTGGGCACGGCGCGTTTTTCGCCCTTGGGGGTTATGGATTCGGCATGTACCTCATGCGGCAGATAGGCGCACGCGGCGTTTACGGTAACGCCAACCTACCGGACTTCATGGTTTTTCTGAACTGGAAAGAACTGCCATGGTTCTGGCAGGGCAGCGAATACTTTGTGGTGGCAGTGCTGCTGGTGGTGCTGCTGCCCGGCCTGCTGGCCTATGTATTTGGCAGGCTGGCCTTTGGTTCGCGGGTTTCGGGCGTGTATTTTTCCATCATGAGTCAGGCCATGACCTACGCCCTCCTGCTGGCCTTTTTCCGCAACGAAATGGGCTTTGGCGGCAACAACGGCCTTACAGACTTCAAGACCCTGCTGGGCTTCGAATTGCAGACAGACGGCATGCGTACAACCCTGTTTGCCTGCTCCGCCGTGGCGCTTATGGCTGGCTACCTCCTGTGCCGGGCTGTGACGGCGTCGCGCCTTGGGCGCGTGTGCGTGGCCGTGCGCGATGCGGAAAGCCGCGTGCGCTTTATCGGCTACAGGGTGGAGCGGTATCAGGTGGCGGTGTTCACGCTGTCCGCCATTCTGGCGGGCATCGGCGGCGCGCTGTATGTGCCGCAGGTGGGCATCATCAACCCCGGCGAATTTTCGCCCCTCAACTCCATTGAAATTGTGGTCTGGGTGGCGCTGGGGGGCCGGGGACGGCTTTATGGCGCGGTGCTTGGCGCCTTTGCCGTCAATGCCTTCAAAACGTGGTTTACGGCGGTCATGCCCGAGGCGTGGCTGTTTGCCCTTGGCGGAATGTTTGTGCTGGTGACCATCTTCCTGCCGCAGGGTCTGGCGGGCTTGCCCGATCAGTGGCGCAACCGCGCAACACGCGGCGCTATGCCAGGTTCCCCTGCCGATTCCACCAATGAAGGAGGCGCAGCATGA
- the urtB gene encoding urea ABC transporter permease subunit UrtB, with amino-acid sequence MRTALLLCCLIIFSLPPAVLASGPEPDGNAGGAVSTPSASPVLTSPSIIPADLLKALVSPKVADRDAAIAALEKDDSSLAAPLREKLLEALLRNTLLADAATGALFVSDDAGQARPLDAKGELGAVQSADSLRKVGTSNRQRQRITDILNAQALTSTDTAKRRQASAALMDSATPPLKAEALNKLLAGEKDEAVRGNLNAALALYVAADPAAVRSDQLAAVKALNSNGSPAALNALRTLAASSDAAVAKAADDALYSQRVSAQWAQFFEMLFFGTSLGSILVLAAIGLAITFGVMGVINMAHGELIMLGAYTAWGMQQLLPGQPGLALILAVPAAFLVSGGTGVLLEKTVIRFLYGRPLETLLATFGISLVLQQAVRTVFSPLNRAVQNPEFMSGVWQITQHFSLTCNRVYIILFCLGVFALIHVAMHRTRLGLEVRAVSQNRAIARCMGIRASRVDALTFGLGSGVAGMAGVALSQVSNVGPNLGQTYIVDSFMVVVFGGVGNLWGTLTGGLALGIANKFLEPASGAMLSKIIILVCLILFIQKRPRGLFPQKGRAVEA; translated from the coding sequence ATGCGCACGGCGCTCTTGCTCTGCTGCCTCATAATTTTCAGCCTGCCTCCCGCAGTGCTGGCGTCCGGACCGGAACCGGACGGGAATGCCGGGGGCGCGGTTTCGACTCCTTCCGCGTCCCCGGTGCTAACTTCGCCATCCATTATTCCAGCCGATCTGCTCAAGGCTCTGGTGAGCCCCAAGGTAGCAGACAGGGATGCGGCCATTGCCGCGCTGGAAAAGGATGACAGCAGCCTTGCCGCGCCACTGCGCGAAAAACTGCTGGAAGCCCTGCTGCGCAATACCCTGCTGGCCGATGCCGCTACAGGAGCGCTCTTTGTGAGCGACGATGCTGGTCAGGCGCGGCCCCTTGACGCCAAAGGCGAACTTGGCGCGGTGCAAAGTGCCGACAGCCTGCGCAAAGTGGGCACAAGCAACCGCCAGCGCCAGCGCATTACGGATATTCTCAACGCTCAGGCTCTTACTTCAACCGACACGGCCAAGCGCCGTCAGGCTTCGGCAGCCCTCATGGACAGCGCCACCCCGCCCCTCAAGGCAGAGGCCCTGAACAAACTGCTGGCTGGTGAAAAAGATGAAGCCGTGCGCGGCAACCTCAACGCAGCTCTTGCCCTGTACGTGGCGGCTGATCCAGCCGCCGTGCGCTCAGACCAGCTTGCCGCCGTCAAAGCCCTGAACAGCAACGGCAGTCCCGCCGCCCTCAACGCCCTGCGCACGCTTGCCGCTTCATCCGACGCGGCTGTGGCCAAGGCTGCGGACGATGCCCTCTATTCCCAGCGCGTTTCCGCCCAGTGGGCGCAGTTCTTTGAAATGCTCTTTTTTGGAACGAGTCTGGGATCCATTCTTGTACTGGCCGCCATTGGTCTTGCCATCACCTTTGGCGTCATGGGCGTCATCAACATGGCCCACGGCGAGCTGATCATGCTTGGGGCCTATACTGCCTGGGGCATGCAGCAGCTCTTGCCGGGCCAGCCCGGCCTTGCTCTCATTCTGGCTGTGCCCGCCGCCTTTCTGGTGAGCGGCGGCACAGGCGTACTGCTTGAAAAGACTGTTATCCGCTTTCTCTACGGTCGCCCGCTGGAAACATTGCTGGCGACATTCGGCATCAGCCTTGTGCTGCAACAAGCCGTGCGCACGGTGTTTTCGCCCCTTAACCGCGCCGTGCAGAATCCGGAATTCATGAGCGGCGTGTGGCAGATCACCCAGCATTTCAGCCTGACCTGCAACCGCGTGTACATCATCCTTTTCTGTCTTGGCGTGTTTGCCCTCATCCATGTGGCCATGCACCGCACCCGGCTGGGGCTTGAAGTGCGCGCCGTATCGCAAAACAGGGCCATTGCCCGCTGCATGGGCATACGCGCCTCGCGCGTGGACGCGCTGACATTCGGCCTTGGCTCCGGCGTGGCGGGCATGGCTGGCGTGGCCTTGAGCCAGGTTTCCAACGTTGGCCCCAATCTGGGCCAGACCTACATTGTGGATTCCTTCATGGTGGTAGTGTTTGGCGGCGTGGGCAACCTCTGGGGAACGCTCACGGGCGGGCTGGCTCTTGGCATTGCCAACAAGTTTCTGGAACCTGCCAGTGGAGCCATGCTTTCCAAGATCATCATTCTGGTCTGCCTTATCCTGTTCATCCAGAAGCGCCCGCGCGGCTTGTTTCCGCAAAAGGGCCGTGCGGTGGAGGCATAA
- the urtA gene encoding urea ABC transporter substrate-binding protein has product MLVTLCGSLNAKAAEDTIKVGILHSLSGTMAISETTLKDVMLMLIDEQNKKGGLLGKKLEPVVVDPASNWPLFAEKARELLSKDKVAAVFGCWTSVSRKSVLPVFEELNGLLFYPVQYEGEESSRNVIYTGAAPNQQAIPAVDYLMNDLGVKRWVLAGTDYVFPRTANKIIEAYLISKGVKKEDILINYTPFGHSDWQSIVAEIKKFGNAGKKTAVVSTLNGDANVPFYKELANQGITAADIPVMAFSVGEEELSGIDTKPLVGHLAAWNYFMSVDNPANKAFIKKWHDFTKNPKRVTNDPMEAHYIGFNLWVKAVEKAQSTDVNKVLKAIVGLETPNLTGGMAKVLPNHHITKPVLIGEIQADGQFQVVWETPSVVPGEAWSHYLPESKDLIGDWTDPINCGNYNTKTKKCGGASK; this is encoded by the coding sequence ATGCTCGTCACCCTGTGCGGTTCGCTGAACGCAAAGGCCGCAGAAGACACCATCAAGGTGGGCATTCTGCACTCGCTCTCCGGCACCATGGCCATCAGCGAAACAACGCTGAAAGACGTCATGCTCATGCTCATTGACGAGCAGAACAAAAAAGGCGGCCTGCTGGGCAAGAAGCTGGAACCAGTGGTGGTAGACCCTGCCTCCAACTGGCCCCTCTTTGCAGAAAAGGCCCGCGAGCTGCTGAGCAAGGACAAGGTCGCCGCTGTTTTCGGCTGTTGGACCTCGGTTTCGCGCAAGTCCGTCTTGCCCGTGTTTGAAGAACTCAACGGCCTCCTCTTCTACCCTGTGCAGTACGAAGGCGAAGAATCATCGCGCAACGTCATCTACACCGGCGCGGCCCCGAACCAGCAGGCTATTCCCGCTGTGGACTACCTGATGAACGATCTCGGCGTGAAGCGCTGGGTACTGGCCGGTACGGACTACGTGTTCCCCCGCACCGCCAACAAGATCATCGAAGCCTACCTGATCTCCAAGGGCGTGAAAAAGGAAGATATCCTTATCAACTACACGCCATTCGGTCATTCCGACTGGCAGTCCATCGTTGCTGAAATCAAAAAGTTCGGCAACGCGGGCAAAAAGACCGCTGTGGTTTCCACCCTCAACGGCGATGCAAACGTGCCTTTCTACAAGGAACTTGCCAACCAGGGCATCACGGCCGCCGACATTCCCGTCATGGCTTTCTCCGTGGGTGAAGAAGAACTTTCCGGCATAGACACCAAGCCCCTGGTGGGCCATCTGGCTGCCTGGAACTACTTCATGAGCGTGGACAATCCCGCCAACAAGGCCTTCATCAAAAAGTGGCACGACTTCACCAAGAATCCCAAGCGCGTGACCAACGACCCCATGGAAGCCCACTACATCGGCTTCAACCTGTGGGTGAAGGCTGTTGAAAAGGCCCAGAGCACCGATGTGAACAAGGTCCTGAAGGCCATTGTGGGTCTTGAAACCCCCAACCTCACCGGCGGCATGGCCAAGGTACTGCCCAACCACCACATCACCAAACCCGTGCTGATCGGCGAAATCCAGGCTGACGGCCAGTTCCAGGTGGTCTGGGAAACTCCCTCCGTGGTTCCCGGCGAAGCGTGGTCGCACTACCTGCCCGAATCCAAGGATCTGATCGGCGACTGGACCGACCCCATCAACTGCGGCAACTACAATACCAAGACCAAGAAGTGCGGCGGCGCTTCCAAATAG